In Fusobacterium hwasookii, a single window of DNA contains:
- the rpsI gene encoding 30S ribosomal protein S9: MAEKITQYLGTGRRKTSVARVRLIPGGQGVEINGKAMEEYFGGRAILSKIVEQPLALTETLNKFAVKVNVVGGGNSGQAGAIRHGVARALLLADESLKEALREAGFLTRDSRMVERKKYGKKKARRSPQFSKR, translated from the coding sequence GTGGCAGAAAAAATAACTCAATATTTAGGAACTGGTAGAAGAAAAACTTCAGTAGCTAGAGTAAGATTAATTCCTGGTGGACAAGGAGTAGAAATAAATGGTAAAGCAATGGAAGAATATTTTGGAGGGAGAGCTATCCTTTCTAAAATAGTTGAACAACCTTTAGCTTTAACAGAAACTTTAAACAAATTTGCAGTTAAAGTAAATGTAGTTGGTGGAGGAAACTCTGGACAAGCTGGAGCAATCAGACATGGTGTTGCAAGAGCATTATTACTTGCTGATGAAAGTTTAAAAGAAGCTTTAAGAGAAGCTGGATTCTTAACAAGAGATTCAAGAATGGTTGAAAGAAAGAAATATGGTAAGAAGAAAGCAAGAAGAAGCCCACAATTCTCAAAACGTTAA
- a CDS encoding zeta toxin family protein, with product MNNEKNYTDEEFQKAFQQILKFYKSRYISQENPKAFLLGGQPGAGKSALENMINIEDKYVSISGDDYRKFHPLYDKLNKIYGKDASKYTQKWSGEMVEHLLKEARKEKWNVILEGTLRKAELPIREAKDFKENGYSVELYVVAVKPEKSYLATLQRYEEMIVRGRIPRMTPKEHHDLVVNDIGNNLEIIYNSKTFDNIKLFDRENNLLYNYIESPDISPKNILEKEFYCEWKIEEIKKFEEKWKTLIMMMENRKASFEEISQLKNEKEQIFKRFLF from the coding sequence ATGAATAATGAAAAAAATTATACAGATGAAGAATTTCAAAAAGCATTTCAACAAATATTAAAATTTTATAAATCAAGATATATTAGTCAAGAAAATCCAAAAGCTTTTTTGTTAGGAGGTCAACCAGGGGCTGGTAAATCAGCCTTAGAAAATATGATTAATATAGAAGATAAGTATGTCTCTATAAGTGGTGATGACTATAGAAAATTTCATCCTTTATATGATAAATTAAATAAAATATATGGAAAGGATGCTTCAAAATATACTCAAAAATGGTCAGGAGAAATGGTTGAACATCTATTAAAAGAAGCAAGAAAAGAAAAGTGGAATGTTATTTTAGAAGGAACTCTTAGAAAGGCAGAGTTACCTATAAGGGAAGCAAAAGATTTTAAAGAAAATGGATACTCTGTTGAATTATATGTAGTAGCTGTGAAACCTGAAAAATCTTATTTAGCTACCTTACAAAGATATGAAGAAATGATAGTAAGAGGTAGAATTCCAAGAATGACTCCAAAGGAACATCATGATTTGGTAGTAAATGATATTGGAAATAATTTAGAAATCATATATAATTCAAAAACTTTTGATAATATAAAGCTTTTTGATAGAGAAAATAATCTTTTATACAATTATATAGAAAGTCCAGATATCAGTCCAAAAAATATTTTAGAAAAAGAGTTTTATTGTGAATGGAAAATAGAAGAAATTAAAAAATTTGAAGAAAAATGGAAAACTTTAATAATGATGATGGAAAATAGAAAAGCTTCATTTGAAGAAATTTCTCAATTAAAAAATGAAAAAGAGCAAATTTTTAAAAGATTTCTGTTTTAA
- the infC gene encoding translation initiation factor IF-3, which produces MFFQWRCSVISDKTRINEKIRGKEFRIISFDGEQLGIMTAEQALNLATSQGYDLVEIAPSATPPVCKIMDYSKYKYEQTRKLKEAKKNQKQVVIKEIKVTARIDSHDLETKLNQVTKFLEKENKVKVTLVLFGREKMHANLGVTTLDEIAEKFAETAEVEKKYADKQKHLILSPKKIK; this is translated from the coding sequence ATTTTTTTTCAATGGAGGTGTAGTGTTATTTCTGACAAGACAAGAATAAACGAAAAGATTAGAGGGAAGGAATTCAGAATTATTTCTTTTGATGGTGAACAATTAGGTATTATGACAGCAGAACAAGCTTTAAATTTAGCTACTTCACAAGGCTATGATTTGGTTGAGATTGCTCCAAGTGCAACCCCACCTGTTTGCAAGATAATGGATTATAGCAAATATAAGTATGAACAAACTAGAAAATTAAAGGAAGCTAAGAAAAATCAAAAGCAAGTTGTTATAAAAGAAATTAAAGTGACTGCAAGAATTGACAGCCATGATTTAGAAACTAAGCTTAATCAAGTTACTAAATTTTTAGAAAAAGAAAATAAAGTAAAAGTAACTTTAGTATTATTTGGTAGAGAAAAAATGCATGCTAATCTAGGAGTAACAACACTAGATGAAATAGCTGAAAAATTTGCTGAAACTGCTGAAGTAGAAAAAAAATATGCTGATAAACAAAAACATTTAATCTTATCACCGAAAAAAATAAAGTAA
- a CDS encoding LLM class flavin-dependent oxidoreductase produces MENKKVKVSALNLVPQFQGEATIDAINRAVELGKILENLDYHRYWVAEHHNFRGVVSSATALLIQHILSNTKRIKVGAGGVMLPNHSPLQVAETYGTLETLYPHRVDLGVGRAPGTDGETARLIYRRDYADIHQFMADILQLEKYFGSEEEQGTVIANPGINTNVPIIILGSSTSSAYIAAELGLPYSFATHFAPAMCEEALEIYKKHFKPSKYLKEPYFILGVLAHGADTDEEAQKLYTVAQQGSIRLLRDEKGLYPLADENFEENLNLSSAEKIFLKSRMGINLMGSKETMAKTWKEIKAKFNPDEIIAVSYMPKLEQLEKSYRILKEVIENN; encoded by the coding sequence ATGGAAAATAAAAAAGTTAAAGTATCCGCTTTAAATTTAGTACCTCAATTTCAAGGAGAGGCGACAATAGATGCAATAAACAGAGCAGTGGAATTAGGAAAAATTTTAGAAAATTTAGATTACCATAGATATTGGGTAGCTGAACATCATAATTTTAGAGGTGTTGTTAGTTCTGCAACAGCATTATTAATTCAGCATATTTTATCTAATACTAAAAGAATTAAAGTTGGAGCAGGTGGGGTAATGTTACCAAACCATTCTCCTTTACAAGTAGCTGAAACTTATGGGACTTTGGAAACTCTATATCCTCATAGAGTTGACTTAGGTGTGGGTAGAGCACCTGGAACTGATGGAGAAACTGCTAGACTAATATATAGGAGAGATTATGCAGACATTCATCAGTTTATGGCTGATATTTTACAATTAGAAAAATATTTTGGTTCTGAAGAAGAACAAGGGACTGTGATCGCAAATCCAGGAATTAATACCAATGTTCCTATAATTATTTTAGGTAGTTCAACAAGCTCTGCATATATTGCGGCAGAACTAGGTTTACCTTATTCTTTCGCCACTCACTTTGCACCAGCTATGTGTGAAGAAGCACTTGAAATATATAAAAAACATTTTAAACCTTCAAAATATTTAAAAGAACCTTATTTTATATTAGGTGTCTTAGCTCATGGAGCTGATACTGATGAAGAAGCTCAAAAATTATATACAGTTGCACAACAAGGTTCAATTAGATTATTAAGAGATGAAAAAGGTTTATATCCTTTAGCTGATGAAAATTTTGAAGAAAACTTAAATTTAAGTTCTGCTGAAAAAATATTTTTAAAATCAAGAATGGGAATAAATTTAATGGGTTCTAAGGAAACAATGGCAAAAACTTGGAAAGAAATTAAGGCAAAATTTAATCCTGATGAAATAATTGCAGTAAGTTATATGCCAAAATTAGAACAATTAGAAAAATCATATAGGATATTAAAAGAAGTTATAGAAAACAATTAG
- a CDS encoding alanine/glycine:cation symporter family protein has product MLNFIASINELFWGTILILLLVGTGIFYTFKLKFVQVRKFRKGVSQLTGDFDINGKDADHNGMSSFQALATAIAAQVGTGNLAGAATAIVSGGPGAIFWMWVSAFFGMATIYAEAILSQLFKRKVEGEVTGGPAYYIEELFNKSFLSKILAVFFALSCILALGFMGNGVQANSIGEAMKNAFNISPYITGAVVALLGGFVFFGGVKRIASFTEKVVPLMAGLYILICLIIIVINYSNVIKAFEAIFVNAFSMKSILGGFLGMGVKKAIRYGVARGLFSNEAGMGSTPHAHAIAKVKNPVEQGNVALITVFIDTFIVLTLTALVILTSNIGDGTLTGITLTQKAFEAALGYSGTIFIAVALFFFAFSTIIGWYFFGEANIKYLFGKKAINIYRFLVMVSIFIGATQKVELVWELADLFNGLMVIPNLIALIVLYKLVINTSNEYDKLHNLM; this is encoded by the coding sequence ATGTTAAATTTTATTGCAAGTATTAATGAACTTTTTTGGGGGACTATTTTAATTTTACTTTTAGTTGGAACAGGAATTTTTTATACTTTTAAATTAAAATTTGTACAAGTGAGGAAATTTAGAAAGGGTGTATCTCAATTAACAGGAGATTTCGATATAAATGGTAAGGATGCAGATCACAATGGTATGTCATCTTTCCAAGCACTTGCAACTGCTATTGCAGCACAGGTTGGAACAGGGAATCTTGCAGGAGCAGCAACTGCTATTGTATCAGGTGGACCAGGAGCTATATTTTGGATGTGGGTAAGTGCATTTTTTGGAATGGCAACTATCTATGCAGAAGCAATTCTAAGTCAGTTATTTAAAAGAAAAGTTGAAGGAGAAGTCACAGGAGGACCAGCATACTATATAGAAGAACTTTTTAATAAAAGTTTCTTATCAAAAATTCTTGCTGTATTTTTTGCACTATCTTGTATATTGGCACTAGGTTTTATGGGAAATGGTGTACAAGCTAACTCAATAGGAGAAGCTATGAAAAATGCCTTTAATATTTCTCCTTATATAACTGGTGCAGTTGTAGCACTATTAGGAGGATTTGTATTTTTTGGTGGTGTAAAAAGAATAGCATCTTTTACAGAAAAAGTTGTTCCTTTAATGGCAGGACTATATATATTAATCTGTTTAATAATAATTGTAATAAATTACTCTAATGTTATTAAAGCTTTTGAAGCAATATTTGTAAATGCTTTTTCTATGAAATCAATTCTTGGAGGTTTCTTAGGAATGGGTGTAAAAAAAGCTATCAGATATGGAGTTGCAAGAGGATTATTCTCAAATGAAGCTGGTATGGGTTCTACACCACATGCTCATGCCATTGCAAAAGTTAAAAATCCTGTTGAACAAGGAAATGTTGCGTTAATTACAGTTTTCATAGATACTTTTATAGTGTTAACTTTAACAGCTCTTGTTATACTTACTTCTAATATAGGTGATGGAACTTTAACTGGTATTACATTGACACAAAAAGCTTTTGAAGCTGCATTAGGATATTCAGGAACAATTTTTATCGCTGTTGCCTTATTCTTTTTCGCATTTTCAACAATTATAGGTTGGTACTTTTTTGGAGAAGCTAATATAAAATATTTATTTGGTAAAAAGGCAATCAATATATATAGATTTTTAGTTATGGTATCAATTTTTATAGGAGCAACACAAAAAGTTGAACTTGTTTGGGAACTTGCAGATTTATTTAATGGATTAATGGTTATTCCAAACTTAATTGCTTTAATTGTTCTATATAAATTAGTTATTAATACTTCAAATGAATATGATAAGTTACATAATTTAATGTAA
- the rpmI gene encoding 50S ribosomal protein L35, translating into MPKMKTHRGAKKRIKVTGTGKFVIKHSGKSHILTKKDRKRKNHLKKDAVVTETYKRHMQGLLPYGEGR; encoded by the coding sequence ATGCCAAAGATGAAAACTCATAGAGGAGCTAAAAAAAGAATTAAAGTAACTGGAACTGGGAAATTTGTTATTAAACATTCTGGTAAAAGCCATATCTTAACTAAAAAAGACAGAAAAAGAAAGAACCACTTAAAGAAAGATGCTGTGGTTACTGAAACTTATAAGAGACATATGCAAGGATTATTACCATATGGAGAAGGAAGATAA
- a CDS encoding tyrosine-type recombinase/integrase: protein MQQQKKQKVLVDFNINPFNLDLASLTFQDIYERWSKTKYKNVSNSSIVGYSSAYNAVSKIHNMKFKDIKAIHLQEAMDESNKGYPTKRKIKYLYSQLFAYAMSNDIVFKDYSPFINIGKKEKESERIPFTEKEISKLWEYENKIDFIDTILIMIYTGFRIGELLELRNKDINLINKTITGGIKTEAGKNRLVPIHPKILPLIEKRYNESNELFIVNAKGKEMKYSNYYREKFLPIMENLNMKHRPHDCRHTFATLLSNANANSTAIKKMIGHESFITTEKIYTHKDIEELRKNIELIK, encoded by the coding sequence ATGCAACAGCAAAAGAAGCAGAAGGTATTAGTTGACTTTAATATAAATCCTTTTAATCTTGATTTAGCTTCTTTAACATTTCAAGATATATATGAAAGATGGAGTAAAACAAAGTATAAAAATGTTAGTAACTCTTCTATTGTAGGTTATTCTTCAGCCTATAATGCTGTTTCAAAAATACATAATATGAAATTCAAAGATATTAAGGCTATACACTTACAAGAAGCAATGGATGAATCAAATAAAGGTTACCCTACAAAACGTAAAATAAAATACTTATACAGTCAATTATTTGCTTATGCTATGTCAAATGATATAGTATTTAAAGATTACAGTCCATTTATTAATATTGGAAAGAAAGAAAAAGAAAGTGAAAGAATCCCATTTACAGAGAAAGAAATCTCTAAATTATGGGAATATGAAAATAAAATTGATTTTATAGATACTATATTAATAATGATTTATACAGGTTTTAGAATAGGTGAGTTACTAGAGTTGAGGAATAAAGATATTAATTTAATTAATAAAACTATAACAGGTGGAATTAAAACAGAAGCAGGAAAAAATCGTTTAGTCCCTATTCATCCTAAAATACTTCCACTAATTGAAAAAAGATACAATGAAAGTAATGAACTTTTTATAGTAAATGCTAAAGGAAAAGAAATGAAATATAGTAATTATTATCGTGAAAAGTTTCTTCCAATAATGGAAAATTTAAATATGAAACATCGACCTCATGATTGCAGACATACATTTGCAACTTTATTAAGTAATGCTAATGCAAATTCAACTGCAATTAAAAAGATGATTGGACATGAAAGTTTTATAACTACTGAAAAGATATATACTCATAAGGATATTGAAGAATTAAGAAAAAATATTGAACTCATAAAATAA
- a CDS encoding helix-turn-helix domain-containing protein, which produces MEIKSRVSIKEASKRLGLPEQTLRIFIRNGRFKEFAEATKINESKHWTYYINRTRLENYLKLENEPNQVI; this is translated from the coding sequence ATGGAAATTAAAAGTAGGGTTTCAATAAAAGAAGCTTCAAAAAGGCTAGGTCTACCTGAACAGACACTACGAATATTTATAAGAAATGGTAGATTTAAAGAATTTGCAGAAGCTACTAAGATAAATGAATCTAAACACTGGACTTATTACATAAATAGAACCAGACTTGAAAACTATTTAAAACTTGAAAATGAGCCTAACCAAGTAATTTAG
- a CDS encoding fructose bisphosphate aldolase, protein MNEKLEKMRNGKGFIAALDQSGGSTPKALKLYGVNEDEYSNEAEMFDLIHKMRTRIIKSPAFNESKILGAILFEQTMDSKIDGKYTADFLWEEKRILPFLKIDKGLNDLDADGVQTMKPNPTLPELLKKANERNIFGTKMRSVIKKASPAGIARVVEQQFEVAAQIVAAGLVPIIEPEVDINNVDKVQCEEILRDEIRKHLNALPETSNVMLKLTLPTVENFYEEFTKHPRVVRVVALSGGYSREKANDILSKNTGVIASFSRALTEGLSAQQTDDEFNKTLATTIEGIYEASVK, encoded by the coding sequence ATGAACGAAAAATTAGAAAAAATGAGAAATGGTAAAGGGTTTATTGCTGCACTTGACCAAAGTGGTGGAAGTACACCAAAAGCATTAAAATTATATGGTGTAAATGAAGATGAATATTCAAATGAAGCAGAAATGTTTGATTTAATCCATAAAATGAGAACTAGAATTATTAAAAGTCCTGCTTTTAATGAATCAAAAATTTTAGGTGCTATTCTATTTGAACAAACTATGGATAGTAAAATTGATGGAAAATATACAGCAGATTTCTTATGGGAAGAAAAAAGAATTTTACCTTTCTTAAAAATAGATAAAGGTCTTAATGATTTAGATGCTGATGGTGTTCAAACAATGAAACCTAACCCAACTTTACCAGAACTTTTAAAGAAAGCTAATGAAAGAAATATATTTGGAACTAAAATGCGTTCTGTTATCAAAAAAGCATCTCCTGCTGGAATAGCAAGAGTTGTTGAACAACAATTTGAAGTTGCTGCTCAAATAGTTGCTGCAGGACTTGTACCAATAATAGAACCAGAAGTAGATATAAATAATGTAGATAAAGTTCAATGTGAAGAAATATTAAGAGATGAAATCAGAAAACATCTTAATGCTTTACCAGAAACTTCAAATGTAATGTTAAAATTAACTTTACCAACAGTTGAAAATTTCTATGAAGAATTTACTAAACATCCAAGAGTAGTTAGAGTTGTTGCTTTATCTGGTGGATATTCAAGAGAAAAAGCAAATGATATTCTTTCAAAAAATACAGGAGTTATTGCAAGTTTCTCAAGAGCATTAACTGAAGGATTATCAGCTCAACAAACTGATGATGAATTTAATAAAACATTAGCAACTACTATTGAAGGAATTTATGAAGCTTCTGTAAAATAG
- a CDS encoding flavin reductase family protein yields MAKRKINVLDYSSEILKALSKGILLTVKGEEKVNTMAISWGALGIEWNKLLFTAYIRENRYTKAILDKTLDFTINIPLDKMSPKVFSISGGKSGRDIDKIKEANLTLVDSEIISSPAIKELPITLECKVLYKQKQVLENLPDDIVKRDYPQDVDGTAVGANRDPHTAYYAEIVAAYIIEE; encoded by the coding sequence ATGGCTAAAAGAAAAATTAATGTTTTGGATTATTCATCTGAAATCTTAAAGGCTTTATCAAAAGGAATACTTTTAACTGTTAAAGGTGAGGAAAAAGTTAATACTATGGCTATAAGTTGGGGGGCTTTGGGGATTGAATGGAATAAGTTACTTTTTACTGCTTATATCAGAGAAAATAGATATACAAAAGCTATTTTAGATAAAACTTTAGATTTTACTATAAATATTCCTCTTGATAAAATGTCTCCCAAGGTATTCAGTATATCTGGTGGAAAAAGTGGTAGAGATATAGACAAGATAAAAGAAGCTAATTTAACTCTTGTTGATTCTGAAATAATATCTTCTCCTGCTATAAAAGAATTACCTATTACTTTGGAATGTAAAGTTTTATATAAGCAAAAACAAGTTTTAGAAAATTTACCTGATGATATAGTAAAAAGAGATTATCCACAAGATGTAGATGGAACTGCTGTTGGAGCAAATAGAGACCCTCACACTGCTTATTATGCTGAAATAGTTGCAGCTTATATAATTGAAGAATAA
- the rplM gene encoding 50S ribosomal protein L13: protein MKKYTFMQRKEDVVREWHHYDAEGQVLGRLAVEIAKKLMGKEKLTFTPHIDGGDYVVVTNVEKIVVTGKKLTDKVYYNHSGFPGGIRARKLGEILAKKPEELLMLAVKRMLPKNKLGRQQLTRLRVFAGAEHSHVAQKPNKVEL, encoded by the coding sequence GTGAAAAAATATACTTTTATGCAAAGAAAAGAAGATGTTGTCAGAGAATGGCACCATTATGATGCTGAAGGGCAAGTTTTAGGAAGATTAGCAGTAGAAATTGCTAAAAAATTAATGGGTAAAGAAAAACTTACATTTACACCACATATTGATGGTGGAGACTATGTAGTAGTTACAAATGTTGAAAAAATAGTTGTAACTGGAAAAAAATTAACTGATAAAGTTTACTACAATCACTCAGGATTTCCTGGAGGAATAAGAGCAAGAAAACTAGGAGAAATCTTAGCAAAGAAACCAGAAGAATTATTAATGCTAGCTGTTAAGAGAATGCTTCCAAAAAATAAGTTAGGAAGACAACAACTAACAAGACTTAGAGTGTTTGCAGGAGCAGAACATTCTCATGTTGCACAAAAACCAAATAAGGTAGAATTATAA
- the rplT gene encoding 50S ribosomal protein L20, giving the protein MRVKTGIIRRKRHKRVLKAAKGFRGASGDAFKQAKQATRRAMAFATRDRKVNKRRMRQLWITRINSAARMNGVSYSVLMNGLKKAGILLDRKVLADIALNNAAEFTKLVETAKSAL; this is encoded by the coding sequence ATGAGAGTAAAAACTGGAATTATAAGAAGAAAAAGACATAAAAGAGTATTAAAAGCTGCAAAAGGATTTAGAGGTGCTTCAGGAGACGCTTTTAAACAAGCTAAACAAGCTACTAGAAGAGCAATGGCTTTTGCAACAAGAGATAGAAAAGTTAATAAAAGAAGAATGAGACAATTATGGATTACAAGAATAAACTCTGCTGCAAGAATGAATGGAGTTTCTTATTCTGTATTAATGAATGGTCTTAAAAAAGCTGGAATCTTACTTGATAGAAAAGTTCTTGCTGATATAGCTTTAAACAATGCTGCTGAATTTACTAAATTAGTAGAAACTGCTAAATCTGCACTATAA
- a CDS encoding MarR family winged helix-turn-helix transcriptional regulator encodes MEKINSITEWFEFSSKFQKIEEKLEDAIKNTGHTISLKEFSFLYYLSISEHKSMRLQSLPELVGLSQSALSRLVVRMEKSSCGVIKKHSCEEDKRGIYISLTNKGEEIVKIILKSLQKVLDDINLIGG; translated from the coding sequence ATGGAAAAAATAAATAGTATTACTGAATGGTTTGAATTTTCTAGTAAATTTCAAAAAATTGAAGAGAAATTAGAAGATGCTATAAAAAATACAGGACATACAATATCATTAAAAGAATTTTCTTTTTTATATTATTTAAGTATAAGTGAACATAAATCTATGAGATTGCAATCTTTACCAGAGTTAGTAGGATTAAGTCAAAGCGCTTTATCAAGACTTGTGGTAAGAATGGAAAAAAGTTCTTGTGGAGTTATAAAAAAACATTCTTGTGAAGAAGATAAAAGGGGAATATACATATCTTTAACTAACAAAGGAGAGGAAATTGTAAAAATAATTTTAAAATCTCTACAAAAAGTTTTAGATGATATTAATTTGATAGGAGGATAG
- the htpG gene encoding molecular chaperone HtpG yields the protein MKKEEKIFKAETKELLNLMIHSIYTNKEIFLRELISNANDAIDKLKFKSLTDTDILKGDDKFKIEISVDKDNRTLTITDNGIGMTYEEVDDNIGTIAKSGSKLFKEQLEEAKKGDIDIIGQFGVGFYSGFIVADKITLETKSPYSKNGVKWISSGDGNYEIEEISKKDRGTKITLHLKDGDEYNEFLEDWKIKDLVKRYSNYIRYEIYFGDEVINSTKPIWKKDKKELKDEDYNEFYKATFHDWNDPLLHINLKVQGNIEYNALLFIPKKLPFDYYTKNFKRGLQLYTKNVFIMEKCEDLIPEYFNFISGLVDCDSLSLNISREILQQDAELQVISKNLEKKITSELEKILKNDREKYIEFWKQFGRSIKAGVQDMFGMNKEKLQDLLIFVSSHDDKYTTLKEYVDRMGDNKEILYVPAESVDAAKYLPKMEKLKEQGREVLILTDKIDEFTLMAMRDYSGKEFKSINSSDFKFSDDKEKEEEVKKITDENKELIEKAKEFLKDKVSEVELSNNIGNSASSLLAKGGLSLEMEKTLSEMTNNNDSPKAEKVLAINPEHVLFNRLKSSVNTKDFNKLVDVLYNQALLLEGFNVENPGEFIKNLNSLIG from the coding sequence ATGAAAAAAGAAGAAAAGATTTTTAAGGCAGAAACGAAGGAACTGCTAAATCTTATGATACATTCAATCTATACAAATAAGGAAATATTTTTAAGAGAATTAATCTCTAATGCAAATGATGCTATTGATAAGTTAAAATTTAAATCATTGACAGATACTGATATTTTAAAAGGTGATGACAAATTTAAAATAGAAATCAGTGTTGATAAGGACAATAGAACTTTAACTATAACAGATAATGGAATAGGAATGACTTATGAAGAAGTTGATGATAATATTGGAACTATTGCAAAATCTGGTTCAAAATTATTTAAGGAACAATTAGAAGAAGCTAAAAAAGGTGATATAGATATAATAGGACAGTTTGGGGTAGGTTTTTATTCAGGTTTTATTGTAGCTGATAAAATTACCTTAGAAACTAAATCTCCTTATTCAAAAAATGGTGTAAAATGGATTTCTAGTGGAGATGGAAACTATGAAATAGAAGAAATTTCTAAAAAAGATAGAGGTACAAAAATTACCCTTCACTTAAAAGATGGAGATGAGTATAACGAGTTCTTAGAAGATTGGAAGATAAAAGATTTAGTAAAGAGATATTCTAACTATATAAGATATGAAATATATTTTGGAGATGAAGTTATAAATTCAACTAAACCTATTTGGAAAAAAGATAAAAAAGAATTAAAAGATGAAGACTATAATGAGTTTTACAAGGCAACTTTCCATGATTGGAATGATCCATTATTACATATTAATTTAAAAGTACAAGGTAATATTGAATATAATGCATTATTATTTATACCTAAAAAATTGCCTTTTGACTACTATACTAAAAACTTTAAAAGAGGTTTACAACTGTATACTAAAAATGTATTCATTATGGAAAAATGTGAAGATTTAATTCCTGAATACTTTAACTTTATTTCTGGACTTGTTGATTGTGACAGTCTATCACTTAATATTTCAAGAGAAATATTACAACAAGATGCTGAATTACAAGTAATTTCTAAAAATTTAGAAAAGAAAATCACTTCTGAATTAGAAAAAATCTTAAAAAATGATAGAGAAAAATATATTGAATTCTGGAAACAGTTTGGTAGAAGTATAAAAGCTGGAGTTCAAGATATGTTTGGTATGAATAAGGAAAAATTACAAGACTTATTGATATTTGTATCTTCTCATGATGATAAATATACTACATTAAAAGAATATGTGGATAGAATGGGAGATAACAAAGAAATTCTTTATGTACCAGCTGAAAGTGTAGATGCTGCAAAATACTTACCAAAAATGGAAAAGTTAAAAGAACAAGGTAGGGAAGTATTAATTTTAACTGATAAAATAGATGAATTTACTTTAATGGCAATGAGAGATTATTCAGGTAAAGAGTTTAAATCTATAAATAGTTCAGATTTTAAATTCTCTGATGATAAGGAAAAAGAAGAAGAAGTCAAAAAAATTACTGATGAAAATAAAGAATTAATTGAAAAAGCAAAAGAATTTTTAAAAGATAAAGTTAGTGAAGTTGAATTAAGTAATAATATAGGAAATTCTGCTTCATCACTTCTTGCAAAAGGTGGACTTAGCTTAGAAATGGAGAAAACTTTATCTGAAATGACAAATAATAATGATTCACCTAAGGCAGAGAAAGTATTGGCAATAAACCCAGAACATGTATTATTTAATAGATTAAAGAGTTCAGTTAATACAAAAGATTTTAATAAATTAGTGGATGTATTATATAATCAAGCTCTACTTTTAGAAGGATTTAATGTTGAAAATCCAGGTGAGTTCATAAAAAATCTTAATAGTCTAATAGGTTAA